Proteins from a single region of Candidatus Parcubacteria bacterium:
- the rplT gene encoding 50S ribosomal protein L20 (Derived by automated computational analysis using gene prediction method: Protein Homology. GO_component: GO:0000315 - organellar large ribosomal subunit [Evidence IEA]; GO_component: GO:0022625 - cytosolic large ribosomal subunit [Evidence IEA]; GO_function: GO:0003735 - structural constituent of ribosome [Evidence IEA]; GO_process: GO:0006412 - translation [Evidence IEA]), with the protein MPRVKRGVSHVKRRKNILADVKGYKWGRKNLIKLAQTARTLAGAHAYTDRRKKKRDRRALWQIKISAFVREQGISYSKFMGALKAKNIDLDRKVLADLAVNNKSVLEKIVATVKK; encoded by the coding sequence ATGCCTAGAGTCAAACGAGGAGTCTCTCATGTCAAAAGACGCAAAAATATTTTAGCCGATGTTAAAGGCTATAAATGGGGTCGTAAAAATTTAATCAAATTAGCTCAAACCGCGCGCACCTTAGCGGGAGCACATGCCTATACTGATAGACGCAAAAAGAAACGCGATCGTCGAGCTTTGTGGCAAATTAAGATTAGTGCTTTTGTTCGCGAACAAGGTATTTCCTATTCTAAATTCATGGGAGCTTTGAAGGCGAAAAATATTGATCTTGATCGCAAGGTTTTAGCTGATCTAGCGGTCAATAATAAATCAGTACTGGAAAAGATCGTGGCGACCGTAAAAAAGTAA
- the secG gene encoding preprotein translocase subunit SecG (Derived by automated computational analysis using gene prediction method: Protein Homology. GO_component: GO:0005886 - plasma membrane [Evidence IEA]; GO_function: GO:0015450 - protein-transporting ATPase activity [Evidence IEA]; GO_process: GO:0043952 - protein transport by the Sec complex [Evidence IEA]), with product MTWIKIAQLVISIFLILAVLLQNRGTGLGSTFGGSGGVYLTKRGLEKKLFIATIVLAVLFFVVSVLGIIL from the coding sequence ATGACTTGGATTAAAATAGCCCAATTAGTCATTTCTATATTCCTGATTTTAGCAGTCTTGCTCCAAAATCGGGGGACTGGACTCGGTTCCACTTTTGGCGGTTCGGGTGGTGTTTATTTAACTAAGCGCGGTTTAGAAAAAAAGCTTTTCATTGCCACCATCGTTTTGGCGGTATTATTCTTTGTTGTTTCCGTGCTCGGAATTATTCTTTAA
- a CDS encoding ABC transporter substrate-binding protein (Derived by automated computational analysis using gene prediction method: Protein Homology. GO_component: GO:0055052 - ATP-binding cassette (ABC) transporter complex, substrate-binding subunit-containing [Evidence IEA]; GO_function: GO:0042626 - ATPase-coupled transmembrane transporter activity [Evidence IEA]; GO_function: GO:0140359 - ABC-type transporter activity [Evidence IEA]) — protein sequence MKYRKTKKKLAAAWGKTKHRLAKIFKSKRLTTKRRLRLAQEKADKNLVYSLAASKIPTADQMKHLEKTLTPKEKWLIRIALILVILGLGYLAVYFWRQHTTPEPIVGGIYYEGVVGYPRKINPLYSDSRPADQDLTQLIFSSLFKYDTNGRLVGDLAEKIETTDNKEFVVTLRPDVKWHNGENLTVDDVVFTFNLLINSAYGSPWRQEFLGVTIEKVADNQVKFSLPTVYVGFPHLLTFGVLPKNIWENIAPEFAALNELNLEPIGSGPYKFDSIVRSKQGEIKEYRLLANPDYYGPPPFIEQLAFRFYPDTTALINALNDGNVLGISSLSLEQKTSLIAQSSLNFNVLQTNQEDLVFFNSEKNKNLADLKVRRALAHALDKQALVDEISSGFYTPTDSVLSRLSEAHNEEITKYPFNREEANKLLDEAGWSKLTIDDTNVQATGTPEIKAALDFATANHQDPHGDWRFKMDGDKVNLLTIRLAAVSNRPAHQAAEVVARNWQAVGVWTVLETISVSELSSLINDRAFEAFVFGQVSGADSDIFPFWHSSQIKDGLNIAAYKNTDVDNLLSDARINPDVNARWHDYREAQRIIADEVPAIPLYEKNYIFVQDKKVKGFSATAALSPSHRFSGLNGWFLKSRAKFSW from the coding sequence GTGAAATATCGTAAAACTAAAAAAAAACTAGCGGCGGCTTGGGGAAAAACTAAGCACCGCTTAGCTAAAATTTTTAAATCTAAACGCTTAACCACTAAGCGTCGCTTGCGTTTAGCGCAAGAAAAGGCGGATAAGAATCTTGTTTATTCATTGGCAGCTTCCAAAATTCCGACTGCCGATCAGATGAAGCATCTAGAAAAGACACTGACCCCTAAGGAGAAGTGGCTGATTCGGATTGCCTTAATTCTCGTTATTTTAGGTTTAGGTTATTTAGCGGTTTATTTTTGGCGACAACACACGACCCCCGAGCCCATAGTGGGCGGTATTTATTATGAGGGGGTAGTCGGTTATCCACGCAAGATTAATCCGCTCTACAGTGATAGTCGTCCGGCTGATCAAGATTTAACTCAATTAATTTTTTCCAGTCTTTTTAAATACGATACCAATGGTCGCTTAGTTGGCGATTTAGCTGAGAAGATTGAGACGACTGATAATAAAGAATTTGTAGTAACTTTGCGTCCCGATGTTAAATGGCATAACGGTGAAAATTTAACTGTCGATGATGTTGTTTTTACTTTTAATCTTTTAATTAATTCCGCGTATGGTTCGCCTTGGCGACAAGAATTTTTAGGCGTAACGATTGAGAAGGTGGCTGATAATCAAGTTAAATTTTCTTTACCGACTGTTTATGTCGGCTTCCCGCATTTATTAACTTTTGGGGTGCTGCCGAAAAATATTTGGGAAAATATTGCTCCCGAATTTGCGGCCCTAAACGAATTAAATTTAGAGCCAATTGGATCGGGTCCCTATAAGTTTGATTCAATTGTGCGTTCCAAACAGGGGGAAATTAAAGAATACCGTTTACTAGCAAACCCGGATTATTACGGACCGCCACCTTTTATTGAACAGTTAGCTTTTCGTTTTTATCCGGACACAACCGCTTTAATTAACGCCTTAAATGATGGCAATGTTTTAGGAATCAGTTCTTTATCTTTAGAGCAGAAAACTTCTTTAATTGCTCAGAGTTCACTAAACTTTAATGTTTTACAGACCAACCAAGAAGATTTAGTATTCTTTAATAGTGAAAAAAATAAAAATTTAGCCGACTTAAAAGTTAGACGAGCCTTGGCGCACGCGCTTGATAAACAGGCTTTAGTCGACGAGATTTCTTCTGGTTTTTATACGCCCACCGATAGCGTCTTATCTAGATTATCAGAGGCCCACAATGAGGAAATTACCAAGTACCCTTTTAATCGGGAAGAGGCTAATAAATTATTGGACGAAGCGGGTTGGTCAAAATTAACAATTGATGATACCAATGTTCAAGCGACTGGTACGCCGGAAATTAAAGCGGCACTAGATTTTGCCACGGCTAATCACCAAGATCCGCACGGAGACTGGCGTTTTAAAATGGATGGCGATAAGGTTAATCTATTAACGATTCGGTTAGCCGCTGTTAGTAACCGACCGGCGCACCAAGCAGCGGAAGTTGTCGCCCGGAATTGGCAGGCGGTCGGAGTGTGGACTGTTTTAGAAACAATTAGTGTTTCTGAATTAAGTTCCTTAATCAATGATCGCGCTTTTGAAGCTTTTGTTTTCGGTCAGGTCAGTGGCGCTGATTCTGATATTTTTCCTTTTTGGCATTCGAGCCAAATTAAAGATGGTTTAAATATTGCCGCTTATAAAAACACTGATGTTGATAATCTTTTAAGCGATGCTCGTATCAATCCTGATGTTAACGCGCGTTGGCACGATTATCGCGAAGCGCAAAGAATTATTGCCGATGAAGTTCCGGCCATTCCTCTTTACGAAAAAAATTATATTTTCGTTCAAGATAAAAAAGTTAAAGGTTTTTCGGCTACTGCAGCCCTTTCTCCCAGCCACCGCTTTAGCGGCCTTAACGGTTGGTTTTTAAAATCTCGAGCGAAGTTTTCTTGGTAA
- a CDS encoding ribonuclease J (Derived by automated computational analysis using gene prediction method: Protein Homology. GO_function: GO:0003723 - RNA binding [Evidence IEA]; GO_function: GO:0004540 - RNA nuclease activity [Evidence IEA]; GO_function: GO:0008270 - zinc ion binding [Evidence IEA]), whose amino-acid sequence MISKYKSTPGRPAPTASKQAGDDALVFRNSKNPDPLDLSSLMEPTPGWSAKKAPLKSKTSWHSGKNYSSWKPKNQNSPKDAQPKKATPASKNSSTSAPKTRGFTAKQAKEMPTQGVTLKPILNRQSGGDNLRVMVLGGLEEVGRNMTLIECNQEIIIIDMGLQFPEEDMPGIDYIIPNVAYLKDKKSWIKGVVISHGHYDHIGGIPHIMGEIGNPPMFMGKLTAGLVRKRHLEYKTAPTLKIKEIDGTTKIKLGQNFNLEFMRVNHSIPDCFATIINTPLGTVFHTGDFKIDFTPVNDEPADLNKMAQVGARGVLLLMSDSTDATHPGHQVSESHIGEEMGQLFEKINGRIIIATFASQLARIQKIFDLAAEHGRRVSLQGRSMNSNVEVAREIGYLKFSPKLLIDDKELNKLPDNKIIIVGTGAQGESNAFLSRVVSGEHRVVSLKQGDTVLFSSSAIPGNERSIQNLMDRVSRQGAKIIHYRMLDIHAGGHAKAEDLKLTMRLLKPRYFMPIEANHYMLETHAELAREVGIPNDRIFVADNGQVIDFRRRGSEVVGTLTKEKVPSDYVMVDGLGVGDVSEVVLRDRRMMAEDGMIVVIATIDSHTGDVIGNPDLISRGFVHMKENRELIEKTRQRVKKIIKDKDASLSDETLKGKLRNDIGKFLFSQTKRRPMVLPVIIKV is encoded by the coding sequence ATGATTAGTAAATATAAATCGACTCCGGGGCGCCCAGCGCCGACGGCGTCCAAACAAGCGGGAGACGACGCGCTCGTCTTTCGCAACTCAAAAAATCCCGACCCTTTGGATCTAAGTTCTTTAATGGAACCTACTCCTGGTTGGAGCGCCAAGAAGGCGCCCCTAAAATCAAAAACCTCTTGGCACTCGGGTAAAAATTATTCTTCCTGGAAACCAAAGAATCAAAATTCTCCTAAAGACGCTCAACCAAAAAAAGCGACGCCCGCTTCAAAAAATTCGTCAACCTCAGCCCCCAAAACTCGAGGCTTTACCGCTAAGCAGGCGAAAGAAATGCCTACTCAAGGAGTCACCTTAAAACCGATTTTAAATCGGCAGAGTGGCGGTGATAATTTACGGGTTATGGTTTTAGGTGGCCTAGAAGAGGTCGGCCGGAACATGACTTTAATTGAATGTAATCAGGAGATTATTATTATTGATATGGGTCTCCAATTCCCAGAGGAGGATATGCCGGGAATTGATTACATTATTCCTAATGTCGCCTACTTAAAAGATAAGAAGAGTTGGATTAAGGGGGTGGTTATCAGCCATGGTCATTATGATCATATTGGCGGCATTCCTCATATTATGGGTGAGATTGGCAATCCGCCGATGTTTATGGGCAAACTAACTGCCGGCCTGGTTCGTAAGCGCCACTTAGAATATAAAACCGCGCCGACATTAAAAATTAAAGAAATTGATGGCACCACTAAAATAAAGTTGGGGCAAAACTTTAATTTGGAGTTTATGCGCGTTAATCATTCCATTCCCGATTGTTTTGCGACTATTATTAATACTCCTTTAGGAACGGTTTTTCATACCGGTGATTTTAAAATTGATTTCACTCCAGTTAATGACGAGCCGGCCGACCTTAATAAAATGGCTCAGGTGGGGGCGCGCGGAGTTTTGCTCTTAATGTCTGACTCCACCGATGCTACTCATCCAGGTCATCAAGTTTCTGAATCTCACATTGGCGAGGAGATGGGGCAGCTGTTTGAAAAGATTAACGGCCGCATTATTATTGCTACTTTTGCTTCGCAGTTAGCTAGAATTCAGAAAATTTTTGATTTAGCGGCGGAGCATGGTCGGCGCGTTTCTTTACAAGGACGCAGTATGAACTCTAATGTTGAAGTAGCCCGGGAAATTGGTTATCTTAAATTTAGCCCCAAGCTATTAATTGATGACAAAGAGTTAAATAAATTGCCGGATAATAAAATTATTATTGTTGGCACTGGTGCTCAAGGCGAGAGTAATGCTTTTTTGAGCCGGGTTGTTTCCGGTGAGCATCGGGTGGTTAGTCTCAAGCAGGGTGATACGGTTTTGTTTTCTTCTTCGGCTATTCCCGGCAATGAGCGATCGATTCAAAATTTAATGGATCGTGTTTCTCGGCAGGGAGCTAAAATTATCCATTATCGAATGTTAGATATTCATGCCGGCGGACACGCGAAAGCGGAGGATTTAAAATTAACGATGCGTTTGCTTAAGCCTCGGTATTTCATGCCGATTGAGGCTAATCACTATATGCTTGAGACTCACGCTGAATTGGCTCGTGAAGTTGGTATTCCTAATGATCGCATTTTTGTGGCCGACAATGGTCAGGTTATTGATTTTCGTCGCCGCGGATCGGAAGTTGTCGGAACACTTACCAAAGAAAAGGTTCCGAGTGATTATGTTATGGTTGACGGTTTAGGCGTTGGCGATGTCTCTGAAGTGGTTTTGCGTGATCGGCGGATGATGGCTGAGGACGGGATGATTGTGGTTATTGCGACCATTGATTCTCATACTGGTGATGTTATTGGCAACCCCGATTTAATTTCCCGAGGTTTTGTTCATATGAAAGAAAACCGAGAATTAATTGAAAAGACTCGGCAACGGGTTAAAAAAATTATTAAAGATAAGGATGCTAGTTTGAGCGATGAAACGCTTAAAGGGAAACTTCGTAATGATATTGGTAAATTTCTTTTTAGTCAGACTAAACGCCGTCCGATGGTTTTGCCGGTAATTATCAAAGTTTAA
- a CDS encoding DDE-type integrase/transposase/recombinase (Derived by automated computational analysis using gene prediction method: Protein Homology. GO_process: GO:0015074 - DNA integration [Evidence IEA]), translating into MEAVKKVKIDSWSVRQTARYYGYNPSTVSRWLNRAPDDMRKTIPTRSSRPHHHPAALSEEKIRAIVKVRLEHNKCAEVVQKQLENDGMNVSLSSVKRTLVRTNLIRYRSPWKKWHYSLPRPQAEKPGDLLQLDTVHFVTSSGKRFYVYTIIDLYSRWAYAEVVKKISAGESVRFLKNAKKHANFDFVMVQSDNGPEFTAWFTRGVARMKIAHRHSRIRKCNDNAHIERFNRTIQEECFGVEKPVNYDRYLSLINDYLKYYNTSRLHLSLGLKTPAEMLA; encoded by the coding sequence ATGGAGGCGGTTAAGAAGGTTAAAATAGACAGCTGGAGTGTCAGACAGACGGCCAGATACTATGGCTATAATCCTTCCACGGTATCAAGGTGGCTGAACAGAGCTCCAGATGATATGCGAAAAACGATACCGACCAGAAGTTCTCGTCCACACCATCATCCTGCGGCTCTCTCGGAAGAGAAAATTAGGGCAATAGTGAAAGTCCGATTGGAGCACAACAAATGTGCCGAGGTAGTCCAGAAACAGCTGGAGAATGATGGAATGAATGTTAGTTTGTCGTCAGTCAAAAGAACTCTCGTGAGAACTAACCTGATTAGATATCGCAGTCCCTGGAAGAAATGGCATTATTCACTTCCTCGTCCACAGGCCGAAAAACCAGGGGATTTGTTGCAACTTGATACGGTTCATTTTGTCACTAGTTCGGGGAAAAGATTCTATGTCTATACGATAATCGACCTATATTCGAGATGGGCGTATGCGGAAGTGGTCAAGAAGATCAGCGCGGGAGAAAGTGTGAGATTTTTGAAGAACGCTAAAAAACATGCTAACTTTGATTTTGTGATGGTACAAAGTGATAATGGGCCGGAATTTACAGCCTGGTTTACCAGGGGCGTAGCCAGGATGAAAATAGCCCATCGTCATTCTAGGATTAGGAAGTGTAATGACAATGCTCACATTGAGAGATTTAACAGGACTATTCAAGAAGAGTGCTTTGGGGTGGAGAAACCAGTGAATTATGATCGCTATCTGTCTTTGATTAATGACTATTTAAAATACTATAATACTTCGAGATTACACCTCAGTTTGGGGCTCAAAACCCCAGCTGAAATGTTGGCTTAG
- a CDS encoding fibrobacter succinogenes major paralogous domain-containing protein (Derived by automated computational analysis using gene prediction method: Protein Homology.), translating into MKAKNFSGLWRAIVFLAAAITVLFSCSSCEPEEPPLVYETSITLTVEGITEQAATLVAEVKAGNKELQVVFEQLVNGKWETLASEPVSEIEKKIIKKEFTKLNPETDYKVRAYLKDANQQPVAVSLELEFTTPKTAAVVELSLKKVGRNQVILVASTKGRSSEETLGLWFEYFDGTVWKSIFSKNISGVTEQEVEQELGDLNPNTKYQVRAYLLSPTEIRLTSSNELDFVTLKTAMLELASKDVGLTSIDLSLELTPYDDTKVIISYQAKDQNAKVITSPVYTGNQPIPLEFKLENLERSTVYNISIKTDEVNSTPIELSLETYAVSDYDGNLYRTVTIGDQVFLKENLKTTHFLNGDPISHVTNDDQWLALVTPAYCYYNNDPKMGEKYGALYNWYVASDPRGLIEGFHVPTLEEWKKFSAYLIKNELEVKSNTFDWKEPNLLWGKPSGFEALPAGIRGGNNDEGVDNGKFQAFGEATKFWASSIEPALPQAADSPACYYGTPNISVGGLNPRWMGFSIRLVKN; encoded by the coding sequence ATGAAAGCAAAAAACTTTTCTGGTCTATGGAGGGCGATAGTCTTTCTGGCCGCCGCTATCACGGTGTTGTTTTCCTGCTCTTCATGTGAGCCGGAAGAACCACCCCTTGTTTATGAAACGAGCATCACTCTCACTGTTGAGGGGATAACAGAGCAAGCCGCTACTTTAGTGGCTGAAGTTAAAGCTGGTAATAAGGAACTGCAAGTAGTCTTTGAACAACTGGTAAATGGTAAGTGGGAAACCTTGGCCAGTGAGCCGGTTTCCGAAATTGAAAAAAAGATAATCAAAAAAGAATTCACTAAACTAAATCCGGAAACGGATTATAAGGTTAGGGCTTATCTTAAAGATGCCAATCAGCAGCCAGTAGCTGTCAGTTTAGAGTTAGAATTTACTACTCCTAAAACAGCCGCTGTCGTTGAGTTGAGTCTTAAAAAAGTCGGTCGCAATCAAGTAATTTTAGTTGCTAGCACCAAAGGGCGCAGCAGCGAAGAAACCTTGGGATTGTGGTTTGAATACTTTGATGGCACTGTTTGGAAAAGCATTTTTTCTAAAAACATCTCCGGGGTGACCGAACAGGAAGTAGAACAAGAGTTAGGTGATTTAAACCCTAATACAAAGTATCAGGTCCGCGCCTATTTACTAAGTCCGACTGAGATTCGACTTACCAGTAGTAATGAGTTAGATTTTGTCACTTTAAAGACGGCAATGTTGGAGTTGGCCTCAAAAGATGTTGGTTTAACCAGTATTGATCTTAGTCTTGAACTCACCCCTTATGACGACACTAAAGTCATTATCAGTTATCAGGCTAAAGATCAGAATGCTAAAGTAATTACCTCACCGGTCTACACCGGGAACCAGCCGATTCCTTTGGAATTTAAACTGGAGAATCTGGAGAGGAGCACTGTCTATAATATCAGTATCAAAACTGATGAAGTAAACAGTACCCCAATTGAATTGTCTCTTGAAACCTATGCCGTTTCTGACTATGACGGTAATTTGTATCGTACTGTCACGATCGGCGACCAGGTTTTTTTGAAAGAAAATCTCAAAACTACCCATTTTCTAAATGGTGATCCGATTTCGCACGTTACCAATGATGACCAGTGGCTGGCTCTTGTCACCCCCGCTTATTGTTATTACAACAATGATCCAAAAATGGGTGAAAAGTATGGCGCTCTTTACAATTGGTATGTCGCTTCTGATCCTCGAGGGTTGATTGAAGGTTTTCATGTTCCCACTCTGGAGGAATGGAAAAAGTTTAGTGCTTATTTAATTAAAAATGAACTAGAAGTAAAGAGTAATACTTTCGACTGGAAAGAACCAAATTTGCTTTGGGGTAAGCCTAGTGGTTTTGAGGCTTTACCGGCCGGCATTAGGGGCGGAAACAATGATGAGGGGGTTGATAATGGAAAGTTCCAGGCTTTTGGTGAAGCGACAAAATTTTGGGCGAGCAGCATTGAGCCGGCTTTACCGCAGGCAGCTGACTCTCCAGCTTGTTACTATGGAACTCCAAATATTAGTGTTGGCGGACTTAACCCTCGTTGGATGGGTTTTAGTATTCGCCTTGTAAAAAATTAG
- a CDS encoding hypothetical protein (Derived by automated computational analysis using gene prediction method: GeneMarkS-2+.) produces the protein MTSRYCGDSYCQEAYENYYNCPEDYCLSRCGNGVCNTSYGETRTNCVSDCKVCGDGYCDSGETYSNCSSDCQCVSTGCGIDVCGVDNCGNSCGTCNSGETCIYGLCCRMNATINVCGDRDTYVYFNGAYVNQSVEKSPLMTNTVSNVRTGYNYVQIKVYDHGPVFWGGNNFALSAGITYTGCRGKSGNIYYHSNTTDLYNWRCTNVYNTYWNSSDSFPFSTYTFYSVPRSVLSDAPHDTDSWCNKNSFYGPPSHQIWADTNKKRSNSETIYCYHRFNLESIVSSGKAKLPTYWCGDGICHYTENYAYCPADCISYCGDGYCDSYSEEDYYNCPVDCYASGYCGDGYCDSYSGEDYYNCSADCYY, from the coding sequence ATGACTAGTCGTTATTGTGGTGATAGTTATTGTCAGGAAGCTTACGAAAATTATTATAATTGTCCTGAAGATTACTGTCTTTCTAGGTGTGGTAATGGTGTCTGTAATACCTCTTACGGCGAAACTAGAACCAATTGCGTCTCTGATTGTAAGGTTTGCGGTGATGGTTATTGTGACTCAGGAGAAACATATTCTAATTGTTCGAGTGATTGTCAATGTGTTTCCACGGGTTGTGGTATTGATGTTTGTGGAGTTGATAACTGTGGCAATTCCTGTGGCACCTGTAATAGCGGTGAGACTTGTATTTATGGCTTATGTTGCAGGATGAATGCAACTATAAATGTTTGTGGCGATCGAGATACCTATGTCTATTTTAATGGGGCTTATGTAAATCAATCAGTTGAGAAATCACCTTTAATGACTAATACTGTTAGTAATGTTAGGACCGGATATAATTATGTGCAAATTAAAGTTTACGATCATGGGCCTGTTTTCTGGGGGGGCAATAACTTCGCTTTATCGGCCGGAATAACTTATACCGGTTGTCGCGGAAAAAGTGGAAATATATATTATCATTCAAACACTACTGATCTTTACAATTGGCGTTGCACAAATGTCTATAACACATATTGGAATTCATCTGATTCTTTCCCCTTTTCTACTTATACTTTTTATTCGGTTCCCCGGTCGGTGTTATCTGACGCACCTCATGATACCGACAGTTGGTGTAATAAAAATTCTTTTTATGGACCCCCGTCTCACCAGATTTGGGCGGATACCAATAAAAAGCGATCAAACAGTGAGACGATTTATTGCTATCATCGGTTTAATTTAGAAAGCATAGTTAGTAGCGGAAAAGCTAAATTACCAACTTATTGGTGTGGTGATGGTATTTGCCACTATACTGAGAATTATGCTTATTGCCCTGCCGATTGTATTAGTTATTGTGGTGATGGTTATTGTGATAGTTATTCTGAGGAAGATTATTATAATTGTCCAGTTGATTGTTATGCCAGCGGTTATTGCGGTGATGGTTATTGTGATAGTTATTCTGGGGAAGATTATTATAATTGTTCTGCGGACTGTTACTATTAA
- a CDS encoding hypothetical protein (Derived by automated computational analysis using gene prediction method: GeneMarkS-2+.): MKKDKKIIILISALVLILVFVAFLVSFLSRDNNNQEIKDLNLTAEQKGEVQEVFNATEDDLTMETRKIKLEIATDEELTEMGIVPKAPDGRDFRLQVIERDQSGKIISYKVIYEDEDIATEISVPKRGYFTEGGVVPFLEE; encoded by the coding sequence ATGAAAAAAGACAAAAAAATAATTATTTTAATTAGTGCCCTTGTCTTAATTTTGGTATTTGTAGCTTTTCTGGTTTCTTTTTTAAGTCGGGATAATAATAACCAAGAAATTAAAGACCTTAATTTAACCGCGGAACAAAAAGGCGAGGTTCAGGAAGTTTTTAATGCTACTGAAGATGATCTGACAATGGAAACTAGAAAAATTAAGCTAGAAATAGCTACTGATGAAGAATTAACCGAAATGGGAATTGTTCCTAAAGCTCCTGACGGACGTGATTTTCGCTTGCAAGTAATAGAACGAGATCAGTCCGGAAAAATTATTTCTTATAAAGTGATTTACGAGGATGAAGATATTGCTACGGAAATATCTGTTCCTAAAAGAGGTTACTTTACTGAAGGTGGGGTAGTTCCTTTTTTGGAAGAGTAA
- a CDS encoding fibrobacter succinogenes major paralogous domain-containing protein (Derived by automated computational analysis using gene prediction method: Protein Homology.), with protein MNGVGFSEAEIRGQVISDGGTKIIERGFCWGLDSNNVNVNSNKRSVSVTATNNFSLNLTGLNRNTKYYVKAYAINDVGVAYGQAVVVYTYDIADNEGNMYHTVKIGEQVWTVENLRTRHYNNGDPIIHEPVAANWGPLETGAYTAYNNSSEMAEKYGYLYNYLAVTDPRGITPEGWCIPSGDDFVELKNFLGGYSPAGPALMNQLGWPETLRPITNSTGFSALPNGGIAKNSKTGLYEYSGGDEIAAFITNQIFGGYLIMVIISAENQFLSTGGLYDPSAGAGIRLIKK; from the coding sequence GTGAATGGTGTTGGTTTTAGCGAGGCTGAGATTCGTGGTCAAGTTATATCTGACGGCGGAACAAAGATCATTGAGAGAGGTTTTTGTTGGGGGCTTGACTCTAACAATGTTAATGTCAATTCCAATAAAAGAAGTGTAAGTGTAACCGCAACTAATAATTTTTCTCTTAATCTTACTGGTCTTAACAGAAATACTAAGTATTATGTTAAGGCTTATGCAATCAATGATGTTGGTGTTGCCTACGGTCAGGCAGTGGTAGTGTACACCTATGATATTGCCGATAACGAAGGTAATATGTATCATACGGTGAAAATTGGTGAACAAGTATGGACAGTAGAGAATTTAAGAACTCGCCACTATAACAACGGTGATCCAATTATTCATGAACCGGTAGCGGCTAACTGGGGACCACTCGAGACCGGCGCGTATACAGCTTACAACAATAGTTCAGAGATGGCCGAAAAATATGGTTATCTTTACAACTATTTAGCGGTGACTGATCCTAGAGGAATTACCCCCGAAGGTTGGTGCATTCCTAGTGGAGATGATTTTGTAGAGTTGAAAAACTTCTTGGGGGGATATTCTCCTGCTGGTCCAGCGCTAATGAATCAGCTGGGGTGGCCAGAAACATTGAGACCAATTACCAATTCTACTGGCTTTAGTGCTTTGCCTAATGGCGGAATTGCTAAAAACTCCAAAACTGGGTTATATGAATATTCTGGGGGGGATGAAATAGCCGCTTTTATAACAAATCAAATCTTTGGAGGTTATTTGATTATGGTTATAATCAGCGCTGAGAATCAATTTCTGTCTACCGGTGGTCTATATGACCCTTCAGCTGGTGCCGGTATTAGGTTAATAAAAAAATAA